The proteins below are encoded in one region of Rhinolophus sinicus isolate RSC01 linkage group LG07, ASM3656204v1, whole genome shotgun sequence:
- the ABHD18 gene encoding protein ABHD18 isoform X1: MGVSKLDVLYRKLLLTKLFIRGWGRPEDLKKLFEFRKMIGNRERCQNLVSSDYPVYIDKIEDQSDCKILDGHFVSPMSHYVPDIMPIESVIARFQFIVPKEWNSKYRPVCIHLAGTGDHHYWRRRTLMARPMIKEARMASLLLENPYYGCRKPKDQMRSSLKNVSDLFVMGGALVLESAALLHWLEREGYGPLGMTGISMGGHMASLAVSNWPKPMPLIPCLSWSTASGVFTTGVLSKSINWKELEKQYYTETVYEEEIIHMLEYCGTDSFKMGQEFVKRFPSSTDKLTNLNLVSRTLNLDMTDQVVSPKPAECRKSSKTSFSATSEELLLQDTSKMECFNQTLSNNKSIYTSCNPQSYHLLSEEQRRKNLQKESLIFMKGVMDECTHVANFSVPVDPSLIIVVQAKEDAYIPRTGVRSLQEIWPGCEIRYLEGGHISAYLFKQGIFRQAIYDAFERFLQKYAN; encoded by the exons ATGGGTGTGAGCAAGTTAGATGTTCTATACCGGAAACTTCTCCTCACAAAACTTTTTATCAGAGGATGGGGAAGGCCAGAGGATCTCAAAaa ACTCTTTGAATTTAGAAAGATGATTGGAAATCGAGAAAGATGTCAGAATCTGGTTTCAAGTGATTATCCAGTATACATTGACAAG atTGAAGATCAGTCCGACTGTAAGATACTAGATGGACACTTTGTTTCTCCTATGTCCCACTATGTGCCTGATATCATGCCCATTGAATCTGTTATTGCAAG gtTCCAATTTATTGTGCCTAAAGAATGGAATAGCAAATACAGACCCGTATGCATTCATCTTGCTGGAACAGGAGATCAT caTTACTGGAGACGACGAACATTGATGGCTCGTCCTATGATTAAAGAAGCCCGGATGGCTTCTTTGTTGTTAGAAAACCCTTATTAT GGCTGCAGGAAACCCAAGGACCAAAT GAGGTCCAGCTTGAAAAACGTGTCTGACCTATTTGTGATGGGAGGAGCTCTTGTTTTAGAATCTGCAGCTCTCTTGCACTGGCTAGAGAGGGAGGGTTACGGACCTCTAGGAATGACCGGAATATCCATGGGAGGACAC ATGGCTTCCTTAGCGGTATCCAATTGGCCTAAGCCCATGCCATTGATTCCATGTCTCTCTTGGTCCACAGCTTCTGGGGTCTTCACTACG GGCGTGCTGAGTAAATCAATTAATTGGAAGGAGTTGGAAAAGCAGTATTATACAGAGACAGTTTATGAGGAAGAAATTATTCACATGCTTGAATATTGTGGa aCAGATTCTTTCAAAATGGGACAAGAGTTCGTGAAACGCTTCCCTAGCAGTACAGACAAGCTCACTAACCTTAATCTAGTTTCTAGAACTTTAAATTTAGATATGACAGACCAAGTTGTGTCCCCAAAACCTGCTGAGTGCCGTAAATCTAGTAAAACATCTTTCAGTGCCACATCAGAAGAACTCTTGTTGCAAGATACCTCTAAGATGGAGTGCTTCAATCAAACACTTTCAAACAACAAAAGTATTTACACAAGTTGTAATCCTCAGTCATACCACCTACTCAgtgaagaacaaagaagaaagaatcttcagaaagaatctttaatatttatgaaaggaGTCATGGATGAATGTACTCATGTCGCAAATTTCTCAG TTCCAGTTGACCCAAGCCTCATTATAGTGGTTCAAGCCAAAGAAGATGCCTACATTCCCCGAACAGGAGTTCGAAGTCTACAAGAAATTTGGCCTGGCTGTGAAATCCGTTATCTAGAAGGAGGTCATATCAGTGCTTATCTTTTTAAACAAGGAATCTTCAG acaagCCATCTATGATGCATTTGAACGCTTTCTCCAAAAATATGCTAACTAA
- the ABHD18 gene encoding protein ABHD18 isoform X2: protein MGVSKLDVLYRKLLLTKLFIRGWGRPEDLKKLFEFRKMIGNRERCQNLVSSDYPVYIDKIEDQSDCKILDGHFVSPMSHYVPDIMPIESVIARFQFIVPKEWNSKYRPVCIHLAGTGDHHYWRRRTLMARPMIKEARMASLLLENPYYGCRKPKDQMRSSLKNVSDLFVMGGALVLESAALLHWLEREGYGPLGMTGISMGGHMASLAVSNWPKPMPLIPCLSWSTASGVFTTGVLSKSINWKELEKQYYTETVYEEEIIHMLEYCGTDSFKMGQEFVKRFPSSTDKLTNLNLVSRTLNLDMTDQVVSPKPAECRKSSKTSFSATSEELLLQDTSKMECFNQTLSNNKSIYTSCNPQSYHLLSEEQRRKNLQKESLIFMKGVMDECTHVANFSVPVDPSLIIVVQAKEDAYIPRTGVRSLQEIWPGCEIRYLEGGHISAYLFKQGIFRKSASQKKPTRSTSRMT from the exons ATGGGTGTGAGCAAGTTAGATGTTCTATACCGGAAACTTCTCCTCACAAAACTTTTTATCAGAGGATGGGGAAGGCCAGAGGATCTCAAAaa ACTCTTTGAATTTAGAAAGATGATTGGAAATCGAGAAAGATGTCAGAATCTGGTTTCAAGTGATTATCCAGTATACATTGACAAG atTGAAGATCAGTCCGACTGTAAGATACTAGATGGACACTTTGTTTCTCCTATGTCCCACTATGTGCCTGATATCATGCCCATTGAATCTGTTATTGCAAG gtTCCAATTTATTGTGCCTAAAGAATGGAATAGCAAATACAGACCCGTATGCATTCATCTTGCTGGAACAGGAGATCAT caTTACTGGAGACGACGAACATTGATGGCTCGTCCTATGATTAAAGAAGCCCGGATGGCTTCTTTGTTGTTAGAAAACCCTTATTAT GGCTGCAGGAAACCCAAGGACCAAAT GAGGTCCAGCTTGAAAAACGTGTCTGACCTATTTGTGATGGGAGGAGCTCTTGTTTTAGAATCTGCAGCTCTCTTGCACTGGCTAGAGAGGGAGGGTTACGGACCTCTAGGAATGACCGGAATATCCATGGGAGGACAC ATGGCTTCCTTAGCGGTATCCAATTGGCCTAAGCCCATGCCATTGATTCCATGTCTCTCTTGGTCCACAGCTTCTGGGGTCTTCACTACG GGCGTGCTGAGTAAATCAATTAATTGGAAGGAGTTGGAAAAGCAGTATTATACAGAGACAGTTTATGAGGAAGAAATTATTCACATGCTTGAATATTGTGGa aCAGATTCTTTCAAAATGGGACAAGAGTTCGTGAAACGCTTCCCTAGCAGTACAGACAAGCTCACTAACCTTAATCTAGTTTCTAGAACTTTAAATTTAGATATGACAGACCAAGTTGTGTCCCCAAAACCTGCTGAGTGCCGTAAATCTAGTAAAACATCTTTCAGTGCCACATCAGAAGAACTCTTGTTGCAAGATACCTCTAAGATGGAGTGCTTCAATCAAACACTTTCAAACAACAAAAGTATTTACACAAGTTGTAATCCTCAGTCATACCACCTACTCAgtgaagaacaaagaagaaagaatcttcagaaagaatctttaatatttatgaaaggaGTCATGGATGAATGTACTCATGTCGCAAATTTCTCAG TTCCAGTTGACCCAAGCCTCATTATAGTGGTTCAAGCCAAAGAAGATGCCTACATTCCCCGAACAGGAGTTCGAAGTCTACAAGAAATTTGGCCTGGCTGTGAAATCCGTTATCTAGAAGGAGGTCATATCAGTGCTTATCTTTTTAAACAAGGAATCTTCAG
- the ABHD18 gene encoding protein ABHD18 isoform X3 — MRSSLKNVSDLFVMGGALVLESAALLHWLEREGYGPLGMTGISMGGHMASLAVSNWPKPMPLIPCLSWSTASGVFTTGVLSKSINWKELEKQYYTETVYEEEIIHMLEYCGTDSFKMGQEFVKRFPSSTDKLTNLNLVSRTLNLDMTDQVVSPKPAECRKSSKTSFSATSEELLLQDTSKMECFNQTLSNNKSIYTSCNPQSYHLLSEEQRRKNLQKESLIFMKGVMDECTHVANFSVPVDPSLIIVVQAKEDAYIPRTGVRSLQEIWPGCEIRYLEGGHISAYLFKQGIFRQAIYDAFERFLQKYAN; from the exons AT GAGGTCCAGCTTGAAAAACGTGTCTGACCTATTTGTGATGGGAGGAGCTCTTGTTTTAGAATCTGCAGCTCTCTTGCACTGGCTAGAGAGGGAGGGTTACGGACCTCTAGGAATGACCGGAATATCCATGGGAGGACAC ATGGCTTCCTTAGCGGTATCCAATTGGCCTAAGCCCATGCCATTGATTCCATGTCTCTCTTGGTCCACAGCTTCTGGGGTCTTCACTACG GGCGTGCTGAGTAAATCAATTAATTGGAAGGAGTTGGAAAAGCAGTATTATACAGAGACAGTTTATGAGGAAGAAATTATTCACATGCTTGAATATTGTGGa aCAGATTCTTTCAAAATGGGACAAGAGTTCGTGAAACGCTTCCCTAGCAGTACAGACAAGCTCACTAACCTTAATCTAGTTTCTAGAACTTTAAATTTAGATATGACAGACCAAGTTGTGTCCCCAAAACCTGCTGAGTGCCGTAAATCTAGTAAAACATCTTTCAGTGCCACATCAGAAGAACTCTTGTTGCAAGATACCTCTAAGATGGAGTGCTTCAATCAAACACTTTCAAACAACAAAAGTATTTACACAAGTTGTAATCCTCAGTCATACCACCTACTCAgtgaagaacaaagaagaaagaatcttcagaaagaatctttaatatttatgaaaggaGTCATGGATGAATGTACTCATGTCGCAAATTTCTCAG TTCCAGTTGACCCAAGCCTCATTATAGTGGTTCAAGCCAAAGAAGATGCCTACATTCCCCGAACAGGAGTTCGAAGTCTACAAGAAATTTGGCCTGGCTGTGAAATCCGTTATCTAGAAGGAGGTCATATCAGTGCTTATCTTTTTAAACAAGGAATCTTCAG acaagCCATCTATGATGCATTTGAACGCTTTCTCCAAAAATATGCTAACTAA